The sequence ataaaataagtactaTTATTAGCTATCTCAATTAAGGAAAatattgttgtatttttatagctttgtattataaattataacctATCCCTAATGGCTTTTGATCCCTTCCGGTCCCAGACAGGAACTTATTCCAACACTTCCAACTATTGTCGTTATATTTCaagtaatttacaaaaaacctTGTCCAAccaaaaaactataatatacCTTTCTCATAAATTTTCCATCTCTTAATGACCTTCATTTAGAaattcacgcatattctaagTTTGTTTGCTATTTTTAATGTCTTTtatgttgtatttaaaatttattagataTGTTTGACAAAGGATATCTATTTGAATGATAAACACGGCGAAACATGCTCGTCAAAACTCTGTGGTCCGCTTTCGCAGCGCAGCGGCGACAGCGAGGACGGGTTGGTATCTTTGATtctacttaattattgtttcatccaaattaagaagagGAAAAAACGTTACTGTAcatcaaacttatttaaaaacacaggcgTATGTGGTGGTTTGTCATTGATTGCAATATTGAAAAACCTaatgattactggacagtataaaaactttgtacgcgTATCTCCAATCGATTTGAAGgactgttgaatttaattggaccaaaagttcttaaaaagacacaatttattgaaaatcATAGTCATGATCACTCACGACGTGCGACGCGTACTAACTGAACCGCGTAACAGTCgaaggattcgccaaaaaaccgacaacCAGGTGGAGCATTCTAACcgagcaacgagcggctcgttgctcgctggtttTCCCGTAaaacgacgtactgactgcacgaatgcttgCTGTGTAAcgtgttacattacacctcgtaactttggtcagttcctaCCTTTAGGCCTTGgtataaaacacaataaaggtggaaacatactactaaaacgCCACGCGACGCAACGTGTCGACACCCGATGTCCATCGTGCACATTACCAACACGCGACACCACGATTTAAATCCAATTCGTAGAAATTCCACACAGTATGTATTTTCAgtaagaaacaaatttaaggAATATTTTGGTGGTGAAGGCGCCGTTCCGTGGCAGCTTGATATTGTGAGGAAAGGtagacaaaattaaaaacttgcaACTCATACAAAAatcttgtaatataatattttaataaaactttccgCTTGTATTCATTTGTTCGGTCTTCCCATGCATTATTTCTCATGgtagctgtacacactcggcgagacaccccgagacaggccgagggcgagagtgtacagtagagctctcgtctcgcctcgcttcctcgcagtcggtctcgcctctctcggtcgcctgtcggttttttgcgcacgagtcaaagggtctcgcgagtaaaacgagagcgacctgtacacactcgttcaatcaCTTGCTCGATGACTGTGGTTGTGACAGGACGTATCGCACAATGTGGTCTAACGAACGCGAATTAGAGTTTTTGGAGTGTTACCAAAGGGAATCGTTGTTATGAAATCCGAAGGATGTaggacacaaaaataaacaatctcTACATGATGCTTGGATGCGAATAAGCCGGCCGATGGATATCCcaattgattaattaaagaaaaagcgAGATTCACTCATGGCTACGTACCGTGGACGTAACTTTATGAACCTAATTACCTATTTCTGTTGCGGTGCATAGTAACCATCCACCATCTCCTTCTTCGCCATGgcttcgtaatttttttttatggtaaacgtgaagaaaattataataacttattgcacaaagacaaacagcagcagcggtttccacgtccattattaacggtgttttaaatacaaataacgtaacgagtgtgtacaggctgcGCTCTTCTCTCGGTCCTCTCGGCCGAGACTCTCGGCGAGAggctctcgccgagtgtgtacagccaccatcACAGTATCGTCACTGTATTGAGCTAATCTCATGTCTGTCAGTTGTCACCGTGTTGTACCATAGAATgcattatgtaaataatacgTCGTACACGGTATGACTCTTCCTTGTCTGTGGTATAAATTGCGCGAATAGTCGAATGTCGAGATTAGTATTTAGTGTTTTGTAGTAGGAAATGTGACAATTATTGAGAATTTCCTGGttcattgtatatttttccAATTCaggatttaaaatttataataaactgtAATGTGAATATCttactaaaaaattataatgttcaGGAGAAACGTATCACGCGTAGTAAAGTATGGCCTTTACGGGAGTGTAGCTATAGGTGGTGGTGCATTTGTAACATCCATTTACCCGGACGCGGATTATAATTCTCTACCCATTGTAAGACATACTAGAGCTGCCCGAACTGCTCTGGAGATTAGTCAGATGTATAAATCAATGCTTTATAGTAAGAATTGGGATAGAACATCAGAAGAATATTTGAAAGTGCGAAGTGAGGCTCATAAATTGGGAGCGGAGAAACTACTTGAATTATGTAAATCAAACAAAGGTGTGTACATTAAAGTTGGACAACACGTTGGTGCTCTAGAATACTTGTTACCCTCTGAATATGTAACAACaatgaaaattttacataaagatGCACCAAGGAACACTGTCGAAGAGCTATATAAGGTTTTAAAGGATGACCTAAAGCATGATGTAAGgaacttaatatttagttaGAACTATTAGTAATAgttagaataaatttaataaaataataagtgttgTTACTATGATCATTGTTGCATAATATTTctgcatattatttattctgaaccaattttttttttcataaatttttatttgtgtgtttCAGCCTGCTGAAATTTTTGTTGAATTTGACCCTGAACCTCTTGGTACTGCGTCACTTGCGCAAGTTCATAGAGCAAGGTTAAAGGATGGAACAGAAGTAGCTGTTAAAGTTCAACATAGTTATGTCAGGAAAAATACTACCATTGACCTCCAATGGATGGAActccttataaaaataatgtcaaaAGTTTTTCCTGATTTTCAAATGCAATGGTTGGTTgatgaaactaaaaaaaatattgccaaAGAACTTGATTTCATGGAAGAAGGTAGAAATGCTGAAAAAGTTGCAGAATTATTTAAGAACTATACCTGGCTGAAAGTACCAAAGATATTCTGGGAGTTTTGTACGGAAAGAGTTCTTGTCATGGAATATCTCACTGGAGGTCAAgttaatgatattaaatatattgatgtatgtatatttcagAAGTCCTTAATAGCAGAGAAAAACCTTAAAGTAAAGTCAATAATTTTTGTAGACAgtgtaaatagtttttttttatttcatctagaattttaaataggtctagtaatgtatatgtatttctccaattgtttaaaatgtcttattatattaatatattattctcaTTTGTAGAGTCACAATATTAGTAGAACTGACTTATGTACAAAATTAGGTGACCTATATTCACATATGATATTTGTTACTGGTTTTGTACACAGTGATCCACATCCtggtaatattattgttaaaaaagaaCCTGGAGATAAAGAAGTAACAATTTGTTTATTGGACCATGGTCTTTATGCGGTAAGTGCAGTAAATTTTTAAGAGTAAATATTGATGagatatcttttatttatgtgaaaaattaaaatatatttaatacaagtGACACCAGAATTAAAGTATAAAACTATCaacagaaataatttaattaaatgaaatcaaAAGAAGTCATCACTAAATCACTAAATGTTGTTTCAGCAATTGTCAGACAAATTTCGTTACCACTACTCAAAATTGTGGCTCTCAATAATTGCAAAAGACAAAGAGGGTATTAAATTCTATTCAGGAAAACTGGGCATTAACGAGGAATTGTATGGGCTGTTTGCTTGTATGGTAGCAGGAAGGCCTTGGGATGTCATTATGAAGGGCATTGACATAACAAAGCCATCAGCATCTGaggtgtttaattttttaaagaggtccaaaattttaattatggaatttttgttaatattatttgtcttTTCAGAAAGTTACATTTCAAAATGAGTTACCCAATTTCTTAAATCGTGTCTCTCAATGTTTAGAGTATGTAGACCGGCAAGCTCTACTCATTATGAAGACAAACGATCTGATACGAAGTATAGAGTATTCATTGGAAATGCAAGATAGAATGTGTGGTTTTATGATTATGACAAAGTGTTGCACTGAAAGTGTTTATAAGCTGGAATTAAAGgtttgtatttgtaattgaTTTGTTGCTTAAAGAACATTTAACAATTAAGTAAGAAAATGATTACACtatcataaaatatacttttaatcaAAATCTAGGTTATAGTTTCAGTAATGTTTTGGGCTTAATTTACTTCTCAGTGTCATAATTAGTgcataaataagtaattttaaaagataatttgttaaacaaatacaatttttttggaAAGAATTTTCTTGGTTTATTAGCAGTTGACTCATTGATGCCTCAGATggttttcataatttaaaattcacatAAATGCGTAGGCCTGTTATTCTGTccatactaatttatattcaaagtATGCTTTAGCGTAGATACAATATATTGAGTTCCTTGTTCCTGgcttgaatttaaaataagaatattcaTTTACATATAGTGTATTCATAAATCTTGCGACTTCGTATTAAAAAGAACCAATGGTATTTATTCTGATATACAgctctaaattatatttaaaatatcttggagagatggtaataaaatatgtatcaccaaattaacaaaaatttctttggtgatacaataaaattgtaattagatAGTGAAATCAAGTCTTGGGTGTTTGTTGGCCAATATTAAATTGGCCTAAGATTCTAATCTAACCTAGTGAGTGTTACATAACAATTAGCCAAATACCATAATGGTCTTGTAACTTTGAGGTGACTTGGTGAGTTTCTTACCCAAAATCTATTTTGCTGTAGTGTGAATTTTttctcaaatatatatttctttacagGCTTTTATTAATAGGTACATGTAttcaatttaagtattttaacaatgttaataagagtatttttattgcagAACGAAAATTCACAAGTGAAACGAcaattattaagtataaagTACCTGTGGTCTCTTTGTGTCCTCTATTTCTACGCAATCTATTTAACAGTACGAGAGAAATGGAATTCGTATGTATACAACACAAATTGTTGTGCTACCGTTTAAGTGTCACAGGAAAATTTGAAATGATGAATAGATGTCTACTTTTGTATAAGAAACTTAGcgcaaattatttattgaaattgtatATGCAGAAATATTTATGACTTGCGGGGTATTTTATGCTAGTCACGCGATACACTTTACCTCTTCAAAACgggaaaattatatataattaagttatagtcgtatttacaatttgtacattttgtatattaagtaTCGTGTAGGGCTATGCTagtagattttaatttgtttgtacacGGCTATgttgaaaataaatcagttatttttttcatagtgttttatttaaatttgtattttattctcCAAATTTGATAATTTGTTACTCAAAACGATGAGGtcgttttgaatttttagtaaaatattagtGAAGTTATCACGACTTTTCCTTCCatgtaatttaaagaagagCGATGTCGATGAAATTTTTGAACAAAGTTCGCTTTTGCAATCTGAAGGCAAAGTGTTTGCTTTGTTCTCGTTTTTCGTCTTTATTCCCACTGTTGTTTTAGAAATTGGTGTACCTAAaaggttatttaaattaataatctgAAACTATAcactaaagtattaatatggaattattttttatgtaaaattaaaaaatacaatataaataaaaatccagTGGAGCTAAAACGTTTTAAGTCTGAGCCTCAGACTTTTCGTGATTATTTGCAATTAGATCGGCACACACCGTTGACTTTTTAGGTCAAAGGCATCCCGGTTTCcaaacgatgttttcctttaccgagCTAGTGTTAAACGCGCACATAGAACGTCCATTAGTTCACAGAccgggatcgaacttacggcCTTAGGGATGAAACCGACCATAAGACCATCactgtttaaaaatacaactcgtattataattattaatttgctTCACAACATTAACGTTACATTAATGCCACACAATAACAACATAAACCTTACCAGTGGACTTTGTACTACTATCATTGTGGATTTTCTCTTCAAATTCGGTGCCACTTGAACTGTTTCGGTTAAGGATACTACTATCGCCCATTGTTAACATATTCTTATGGAATCCAGAAGTGTCTAGAAAAAAAGTGAGCGTGCTACGCAATGCATTTTTGCGTCTAtgataaatttgattttacatAGGTATAAAGTgggaattattaattaaatgtgtaCTTAGTACACGTGTAAACCAGACCAAGACCATTACGTCATTCCGATTacattactatttatattgtgtagtatgtatatgtt is a genomic window of Pieris napi chromosome 2, ilPieNapi1.2, whole genome shotgun sequence containing:
- the LOC125059939 gene encoding aarF domain-containing kinase 1, coding for MFRRNVSRVVKYGLYGSVAIGGGAFVTSIYPDADYNSLPIVRHTRAARTALEISQMYKSMLYSKNWDRTSEEYLKVRSEAHKLGAEKLLELCKSNKGVYIKVGQHVGALEYLLPSEYVTTMKILHKDAPRNTVEELYKVLKDDLKHDPAEIFVEFDPEPLGTASLAQVHRARLKDGTEVAVKVQHSYVRKNTTIDLQWMELLIKIMSKVFPDFQMQWLVDETKKNIAKELDFMEEGRNAEKVAELFKNYTWLKVPKIFWEFCTERVLVMEYLTGGQVNDIKYIDSHNISRTDLCTKLGDLYSHMIFVTGFVHSDPHPGNIIVKKEPGDKEVTICLLDHGLYAQLSDKFRYHYSKLWLSIIAKDKEGIKFYSGKLGINEELYGLFACMVAGRPWDVIMKGIDITKPSASEKVTFQNELPNFLNRVSQCLEYVDRQALLIMKTNDLIRSIEYSLEMQDRMCGFMIMTKCCTESVYKLELKNENSQVKRQLLSIKYLWSLCVLYFYAIYLTVREKWNSYVYNTNCCATV